A stretch of the Nicotiana tabacum cultivar K326 chromosome 6, ASM71507v2, whole genome shotgun sequence genome encodes the following:
- the LOC107828626 gene encoding zinc finger CCCH domain-containing protein 52-like: MDLRKRNRNEGGFNANGGFKKAKSEMDSLSSGIGSKSKPCTKFFSTAGCPFGESCHFLHYVPGGYNAVAQMMNMAPSPASRNAAAPPMPNGNTPAVKTKLCNKFNSAEGCKFGDKCHFAHGDWEIGKPIVPSQDDPRAMGGGPIPGRFGGRMEPPISGPAASFGTSATAKISVDASLAGAIIGKGGVNSKQICRQTGAKLAIREHETDKNLRNIELEGTFEQISQASAMVRELISSLGSVGGPGRAPAVQGGPPPQMSNYKTKLCENFAKGSCTFGERCHFAHGATELRKTGV, encoded by the exons ATGGACCTTCGGAAGAGAAACAGAAACGAAGGTGGTTTTAATGCCAATGGCGGTTTCAAGAAGGCTAAGTCAG AAATGGACTCGTTATCAAGTGGTATAGGAAGCAAATCGAAGCCATGCACGAAGTTTTTCAG CACTGCTGGCTGCCCTTTTGGTGAGAGCTGCCACTTTCTTCATTATGTTCCTGGTGGCTATAATGCTGTGGCCCAGATGATGAATATGGCACCGTCTCCAGCATCGAGGAATGCAGCAGCACCACCCATGCCCAATGGGAATACTCCTGCTGTGAAAACCAAACTTTGCAACAAGTTCAACTCAGCTGAAGGATGCAAGTTTGGGGACAAATGCCATTTTGCTCATGGGGACTGGGAAATTGGCAAGCCTATCGTGCCATCACAAGATGATCCACGTGCCATGGGGGGTGGACCTATTCCTGGCCGTTTTGGTGGGCGAATGGAGCCTCCTATTTCAGGACCTGCTGCTAGCTTTGGTACCTCAGCCACTGCAAAGATCAGTGTCGATGCTTCCCTTGCTGGAGCTATCATTGGGAAGGGCGGGGTGAACTCTAAGCAGATCTGTCGGCAGACAGGAGCCAAGCTGGCTATCCGTGAGCATGAAACAGATAAAAATCTCAGGAACATTGAGCTGGAGGGCACATTTGAACAAATTTCGCAGGCTAGTGCCATGGTAAGAGAGTTGATCAGCAGCCTTGGATCAGTTGGTGGCCCTGGAAGAGCACCGGCAGTGCAGGGCGGACCTCCACCTCAAATGAGCAACTACAAGACTAAGCTGTGTGAGAATTTTGCTAAAGGTTCTTGCACTTTTGGAGAAAGGTGCCACTTTGCCCATGGTGCTACTGAATTGCGCAAAACAGGGGTGTGA
- the LOC107784966 gene encoding late embryogenesis abundant protein 46, with protein MQAMKETASNFAASAKSGMEKTKAVAQEKMERMTADNPTEKEMATEKKKERINEAEMNKQEARDKNAAARQGYSTTGTEKTHSYSTTGATGHPTGAHQMSALPGHGSGEPAGQVVEGVVQSHPIGTATGTQRSSAAHNTHGGGGVNTGYGTGGSYS; from the exons ATGCAGGCCATGAAAGAAACAGCATCAAACTTTGCCGCTTCGGCAAAGTCTGGCATGGAGAAGACCAAAGCTGTTGCTCAAGAAAAG ATGGAGAGGATGACAGCAGACAACCCAACAGAAAAGGAGATGgcaacagaaaagaaaaaagaaagaatcaaCGAAGCCGAAATGAACAAGCAAGAGGCTCGAGACAAGAATGCAGCAGCTAGACAAGGCTATTCTACTACTGGCACTGAAAAGACGCATTCCTACTCGACCACTGGAGCCACTGGGCACCCAACTGGTGCGCATCAGATGTCAGCATTGCCCGGCCACGGCAGTGGCGAACCGGCTGGACAGGTGGTTGAAGGTGTGGTGCAGTCTCACCCCATTGGAACTGCCACTGGAACTCAGAGATCTTCGGCTGCACATAATACACATGGTGGTGGTGGGGTTAACACTGGCTATGGCACTGGTGGTTCTTATAGTTAA